The nucleotide sequence TTGATTAAAGATTATCCAAGTTAATGTTCACTTTACGAGGTGAACTGGGTGCACCCAATACAGTGCAGCGTATCGCAAACTCGAGTGCCGTACGTGAAGAGTGATTAGCAGTGATGTTGATCAGAATTTTGGGTGGTAACACGTTATCTAACGTCCCTTGGTCTTTGACCAAGGGGCGTTTTTTTCGGATTAAATTAAAAAATCAAAGGAGTGTGGTTTTCATGAAGTATGGAATTATTGGTGCAGGCGCAATGGGATACAGGTACGGAGTAATGTTACAAGAAAATGCTGGCGTGGAAGTTGATTTCATCGATACATGGGAACCAAACGTTGAAAAGGTTCGCGAACAAGGTGGAGTTTCTGTTGCCAGAGATCATCAGAACCGCAGAATCGTTCCAATCAACATTTACTACCCAGAAGAATATAGTGGTCATCCTGATGTCTGGATTATTTTTAAGAAGCAAATGCAATTAGCTGAAGAAATGGAACGTGACCAAGCTGCTGGGATTTTTCACGAAGATCAGTATGTATTCTCAGCAATGAACGGTATGGGTCACTTTGAAAAAATCGCCAAGTATTTCCCAGCAGATCACATCATTTGTGGTACTGCAATGATTGCTACCAGATTAGATGGCCCCGCTAATGTTGATTTCATGGGTGCTGAAGGAACTGAGGAAATGCACATGGCACGTTACACTAACGAAAAGCCTAATGACGTGATGGAAGCAGTTGTCGCCGATTTTAAACAAGCTAAGATGAACCCAATTTTCGCCGATGATTATATGGGAATGTGTATGTCAAAAGTGGTTTTCAACGCGGTAACCAATACATTATGTACAATGTTTGAAATGCAGATGGGTCAATTTATCGAGTATGAGGGTGTTCGCG is from Lentilactobacillus curieae and encodes:
- a CDS encoding ketopantoate reductase family protein, with translation MKYGIIGAGAMGYRYGVMLQENAGVEVDFIDTWEPNVEKVREQGGVSVARDHQNRRIVPINIYYPEEYSGHPDVWIIFKKQMQLAEEMERDQAAGIFHEDQYVFSAMNGMGHFEKIAKYFPADHIICGTAMIATRLDGPANVDFMGAEGTEEMHMARYTNEKPNDVMEAVVADFKQAKMNPIFADDYMGMCMSKVVFNAVTNTLCTMFEMQMGQFIEYEGVREMARQLFDEAYDACERAGIYLIATRQEQVDSVITVSQEYKYHYPSMYQDFSKGRPTEVDYINGYIAKIGRQHDYVCRTHEFVTHEVHMAEMMRKYHKNVENVADVQVEPAKAI